The DNA region TAGGATATCTTATTTACTTTTCAGGTTCATAAGgcttcattcattcattcattcattatttatttatccaattattttttatatggtTACTCGCAATCCCTCAAATTTCCTTATTCAGGAGAAGCAGCGGGGCTTTCCGCTTTGCATTGCTCCCTTGACACTTCGAATCCTCAACCTCATGGTTGAAGACTTGAAGGTAaagcatttatcttttttcagCAGCTTTCTAAGTTGAGCTTTGTTTATAAGACTATGTTAGTAGAACATTTTGTCGTTTTGGCAGACGGCAATGCGTTGTTAGAGTTGTTGCTTTTAGAAGCGCTGTATCAAAGTAGCGTTGGTGAATCAAAGACATTGTTGAGGAAATGATGGCTTGATTTGATTGTGATGCAGCTAACTATTCCAATTAAGATTATCGCTGGATGAACTGCATTGGTgatgtttatttcatgaaaaaaagcTAGGTATAACTAGGCTGTGAAAATAAAAGTAATGTTTCAAAAATAAACTGATAAAAAGATTGAAATTATTTCTCGAGAGTCGAAGCACGATCTCCTTGAGAAGCTCTACAAGTTTGATGGATGGACTGGGATGATAGTTTCCCTCCTAAGTCTGTAAAGTCACTGTTGATACAACCACATATTGCCACAACCCATGCTGCAACCGAAGGACTTGTAGGTGTCTAACAAGTAACAATTATGCTGCTTATCATTGGCCAAGGATAACTTGAAACAGATTTATTACTAGTATGGAAAGAAAcaaatgtaataaaaaaattcacCTTTTTGGTGAGAATtcgaatccccacgttgtaatcccctTTCCTTACtcctaccccctatgtaataattttaaaaaaaaaaaattaaaaaaaacaaatgttTTGCCAGTAGGAATTGGAAGGATCTTTTCAAGAATAGTTAAACCGGGATGCATAACATGCATCTTATGAAATTCTATTCActggaaaaataaagaataagcTAAGCCATTTTTGCAATGATCGTTATCAGGGAAGAAGAGATTCCATAGACTGCAAAAGCTGAATCCATGACAATAAATGCAGCATCCAAAGCCAAACAATGCCATCTTAGTTCATCCTTGAACGTAGTCAAGTGAAACAAAGCAGGCAACACAAACCCCAAAACAACACACACTGCTCCCAACGAGTGACATAAAATCAGCAAAATTAGGTACCGTAAATGCCACAAAAGACACTATCAAAACCACTAACCATCTCAGCCACAAACAGTATCTGCCTTCACAGAATCTACTTTCCATCACTTCATAAACTGGATTCATCATCAGTGGGAAAGCCAAGAAAAGGTCTCTAGATTAAGTTGCACCATGCTGCTAACCAATCCCTGCCCAAAATTAGTAGTGATTATATCCTTTCTCTCTTCACCAAAGGCATTTGGCCATGTAATTGGAGCACCAGAGAACATAAAAGAGTTTTTCTTATAGCCGTGATGTCCGGTAAGCTCACCCATCTGGACTAATTTCATCAAATACTTTCTCAGCAGTATAGGTATTGAGCAACTCTATTCACCGAGACTTATAGATATCAAGTAACTCTATCCACCCGGACTTGACAGACGAAAGAAATCACCTAATTGGAACAAGTCTAATGGCTGTGTTTATTGCAGCTCAAACTGTGTGAAATTGGTTCTAGGACAATGTTGATTTTAAAGCTTTATTTTTCATATCTTCAATTTATAGTGAAATTGGTTCTAGGACTATCTTGATTTTAAAGctttatttttcatgccttcaATTTATAGTTACATTGTCACAAAGTGGATCTCACTTTGTTTAGTATAAGAATAAACTCATGTACTCTGGAGTCTTGAGCATTTATCAACTCCCAATGATAAATTTTAATAAGCTAACAAGTTCTGGTTTTGCTTGTTTCTCTGCTGTAGAACTGATCTTgtattttcctccaaaatcaTTCCTAAGCAAAGATGGAGAAAGAAGCTTCAACCCAACACTTCATCGTGGAACCAAGAATTAATGAAAGCTTCATTATGAAAAGTAGAGATGATCATAATTGATCCATTCCCAAATAATATTATGTGCATAACATTAACAAGTACTAGTTGTATTAAGAAGCGAACCAAATTGGCCACTAAATAACCGTACAAGAATATGACTCTCACACCCTCACACACCAATGCTGCTTATCATTTGCCATGTATATGGGTAAATATATTGCTCAACAAATTAATTACTAGTACAACAAAGTGGGAACTAACTCTCTGGCCTGACAATCTCTTCAGCAGTAAACTGAACACAATCTAGATCattattacaacaacaacacataaacagtgAAATCCCGCAGTAtcgggtctggggagggtaaagtgtacgcagaccttacccccatctcggaagatagagaggctgtttccgaaagaccctccgCTCAATGAAACTAACGAAAGTGAAAAGCCATAATAAAGCGATGAGAAAACAAGAAGCAGAGGTACAAGAAACAACGTAAAGTTGCAAGAATCTAGACCATTATCCCACAGTAAACGTCTTATGAAATGCTATTTTAAAAAGCCTAAGCCTTTTTTGCAAACATCTCCGTAAGGGAAGAATAGGTTCCATAGAGTGCAAAAACTGAGCCCAAGACAATAAATGCACCATCCAAAGCCAAAACATGCCATCTCAGTTCATCCTTGAACGCAATCCAGTGAAATAAAGCAGGCAACACAAACCCCAAACAAACACAAACACTGCTTCCAACCAGTGAcaagaaatcagcaaaattggGAACCACCAATGCAACAAAAGTCACTATCAAAACCACAAGCCATCTCAGCCACAAGCAGTATCTACCTTCACAAAATCTCCTTTCCATCACTTCATAAACTGGATTCATCATCAGTGGGTAAGCCAAGAAAAGGTCTATACAAAGACCAAGTTGCACCACAGTGCTAAGCCATCCCTGCCCAAAATTAGTAGTGATTATATCCTTGGTCCCTTCCCCAAAGGCAAAGTAACCTAATGCTCCAAATGCACCATATAACAATGTTACAAAGGCCACCGACAAACCCAAGATTTTCCCAAATTTGTCCTTATCTCTTGTCTCTGATTCCAAAGGCAAAATCATTCCCATACCTTCAAAGGCATAAACAGCCATACCAACACCATACAAAAACACACTGAACCCACCAAACATTTCTACATTAGGCCTATTCTTGAAGTAAGTCATCACATCTTCAACCATCACTATACCCAAAGCTCCTAAATCAACAGTTTCAGCAAAAATACTCAAAGGGGCTAAAAGGGTAagtgttggaattgaattcaaCCCCAACTGAAATGGAAAACAGCTCCATATAAACACTGATTTTGGTGAAAATCCCAAGATTTTATGATCTGTCCCTGTGACAGAAGAATTAAACAAGTGCACCAAAGTATTAGCTatgaaaatcatgtatccaacTGCAAAGCATACTTGGGAGAGAACAATCATAGCATCAACAACATAACGACCAATTGGTCCACAAACAGCAAATCCCAAATCACCAAAAGATGAGATTTTTAGATCTTCAAATTGGGATTCAAGCTTACGCCTAGAATAAACAAGAAGCATCATACAATAATAGGTAAGAATGGCTACTGAGATGATTAAAAGAGAAGCCATTAGCCATCCTGTTTTCTTAAATGTGTATGGAAATCCAAGAATTCCAGCACCAACAAAAGACATGAAAATATTAGCAAAAGTCTTTATAGGAGAAGAGAGCTTTTGTtgattttggttttggttttggcCCAAAAATGGTGCATCTTCTCCAGGGATTTTTAGAACATGGGATGATAAGCTTGTTTTATCTGTCTTAAACTCCATTTTGTTTAACTaatcacaaatcaagaattcaattCAATCAGATGCAACGCTATTGTCTTTCACAAAACCAAGAAAACAGATTGGAAAATCTTgatttgaatgaatttggaaaacaagATTGATAAGATTGAAATCTTATTTTTTGTTGCCCTTTTTGCTTTTGGTGGAAGTCTTA from Lycium ferocissimum isolate CSIRO_LF1 chromosome 2, AGI_CSIRO_Lferr_CH_V1, whole genome shotgun sequence includes:
- the LOC132039995 gene encoding amino acid transporter AVT3B-like; translation: MEFKTDKTSLSSHVLKIPGEDAPFLGQNQNQNQQKLSSPIKTFANIFMSFVGAGILGFPYTFKKTGWLMASLLIISVAILTYYCMMLLVYSRRKLESQFEDLKISSFGDLGFAVCGPIGRYVVDAMIVLSQVCFAVGYMIFIANTLVHLFNSSVTGTDHKILGFSPKSVFIWSCFPFQLGLNSIPTLTLLAPLSIFAETVDLGALGIVMVEDVMTYFKNRPNVEMFGGFSVFLYGVGMAVYAFEGMGMILPLESETRDKDKFGKILGLSVAFVTLLYGAFGALGYFAFGEGTKDIITTNFGQGWLSTVVQLGLCIDLFLAYPLMMNPVYEVMERRFCEGRYCLWLRWLVVLIVTFVALVVPNFADFLSLVGSSVCVCLGFVLPALFHWIAFKDELRWHVLALDGAFIVLGSVFALYGTYSSLTEMFAKKA